The Fulvivirga ligni genome window below encodes:
- a CDS encoding DUF4395 family protein gives MNRFLLQQGYLTCNLSELENINHRVKIMPAFCMVVTALGIALNLPVLNFGMLILGVSGFFSKKSHPLDLFVSKVTQAFKGDDFVPSNPLPRRIACITGAFFNLLIGIALVLDMYVLSIILGGILVVLQVIVITTHFCMASWVFEKMSTYLESTANITVQEARELRMRGALLIDVRTPSEYQKKLIAGALNIPFQMLDQHTAFHNKEVIIYCNSGMRSKEAVNIINSRGWAKAYNLGNLKNAISL, from the coding sequence ATGAATAGGTTTTTATTACAACAGGGCTACCTTACTTGCAATCTAAGTGAGCTTGAAAATATTAATCACAGGGTTAAAATTATGCCCGCTTTTTGTATGGTGGTTACAGCCTTGGGAATTGCTTTAAATCTGCCTGTTCTCAATTTTGGGATGCTCATTTTAGGAGTTAGCGGCTTTTTTTCAAAGAAATCTCACCCATTAGACTTATTTGTAAGTAAGGTAACTCAAGCTTTTAAAGGGGATGATTTTGTACCTTCTAATCCTCTTCCCAGGCGCATAGCATGTATTACTGGAGCTTTCTTTAACTTACTTATCGGGATAGCACTTGTGCTTGATATGTACGTGCTCAGCATTATCCTGGGTGGTATCTTAGTGGTTTTGCAGGTAATAGTCATTACTACTCACTTCTGTATGGCTAGCTGGGTTTTTGAGAAAATGTCCACCTATTTAGAATCTACCGCTAATATTACTGTTCAAGAGGCACGAGAGCTTAGAATGAGGGGTGCTTTGCTCATTGATGTGAGAACACCGTCTGAGTATCAAAAGAAATTGATCGCTGGTGCTTTGAACATACCCTTTCAGATGCTTGATCAGCACACAGCTTTTCATAATAAGGAAGTGATTATTTACTGCAACAGTGGAATGCGATCTAAAGAAGCTGTGAACATTATCAATTCCAGAGGTTGGGCCAAAGCTTACAACCTCGGGAATCTTAAAAATGCCATCAGTCTTTAG
- a CDS encoding ligand-binding sensor domain-containing protein: MKFRYILFFVIFFISKSIIAQNYNLGLPFIRYYSTKEYNGGIQNWSITQNKYGLIYVANNFGVLEYDGSKWEMYATKTGTKARHLAINDKGKIYVAGQGDFGYLYPKTNGILSYTSLADSLPKEYRNFDETWKVFIDDNRVIFGTFSQIFIYNQDGKIDIIDPQYPPENFFFVNHQLYIDQLETGLSYIDNNQIVPIAHAEKLKGMKVSGVIPLSGNNLWIATENNGVFVYDNHTVTPWEGSMDEFHDASIKCAIRLRNGNFAIGTQNNGLYLMSPQGQLILHLNKGQGLNNRTVLCLYEDLQNNLWLGHNNGISYIELGMPLTYIDEQVGVPGSGYAGFLDGNDLYLGTNNGLFHKKITTQATAEYNFVPNTDGQVYSIEKVKNHLLLGHHQGAFEIKDSKATSISTALGSWTFLPLKNHPDYVIGGNYKGLNLYKEVNGKLEFQNKIEGFNESSRVMEQADNGDIWMTHGYKGVYRITLSDALDKVEKVKFYGEDSGLPSNLLINVFNINNRLVFTTTDQIYRYDEKTDRFIIDDTFKDYFDNEIVTALAEDPYQNIYFLSPDEIGILKNEPTGGFTVKDDIFNKLKNMLNDDLQNISILSANQALYGAKEGFILYDASGQDMANYNYRTLIREVKITTDDERTLFKGFNVENGDIIDHQPKSEVPEIDYANNSIQFTYSAAYVDGLERTEYKYWLENSEKNWSTWTQKTEKEYTNLHEGTYTFHVKARNIYGKESEITTYKFVVLPPWYRTSLAYIIYTLLIIAVLFVSFYLFDKKHKKEKRAMSLNQEKEINRKNTEIKNIARESADEIERLKNENLTKEIESKNKELATSTMHLINKNGFIANIKNNLSGISKRSKNQEVKKELRKIITNIDKNISQDDDWEHFSFHFDQVHGDFTNRLKIEYPNLSPQEMKLSAYLRMNLSTKEVAHLLNISVRGVEICRYRLRKKLELERSTNLQEFILKF, encoded by the coding sequence ATGAAATTTAGATATATTCTCTTTTTTGTTATCTTTTTCATCTCGAAATCGATAATTGCTCAGAATTACAACCTGGGTTTACCCTTCATCAGATACTACTCTACCAAGGAATATAATGGGGGTATTCAAAACTGGTCTATTACTCAGAATAAGTATGGACTTATTTACGTGGCTAATAATTTTGGCGTACTGGAGTATGATGGTAGTAAATGGGAAATGTATGCTACCAAAACTGGTACTAAAGCCAGGCACCTGGCTATTAATGATAAAGGCAAGATATATGTGGCTGGGCAAGGTGATTTTGGGTACCTCTATCCTAAAACAAATGGAATACTTAGCTATACATCTTTAGCCGACAGTTTACCTAAAGAATATCGAAATTTTGATGAAACATGGAAGGTCTTTATTGATGACAATAGAGTCATTTTCGGCACCTTCAGTCAGATATTCATCTATAACCAGGATGGAAAAATTGATATTATTGACCCCCAATACCCTCCTGAGAATTTCTTTTTTGTTAATCATCAACTTTATATAGACCAGCTTGAAACTGGCCTTTCTTATATTGATAATAATCAAATAGTGCCCATTGCTCATGCCGAAAAGTTAAAAGGCATGAAGGTGAGTGGCGTTATTCCTCTATCAGGAAATAACCTATGGATTGCTACTGAAAACAACGGTGTTTTTGTTTATGACAATCATACCGTAACTCCTTGGGAAGGTTCTATGGATGAGTTTCATGATGCTTCCATTAAATGTGCCATAAGATTGAGAAACGGAAACTTTGCCATAGGTACACAAAATAATGGTTTGTATCTTATGTCTCCACAAGGCCAGCTTATTCTTCACCTCAATAAGGGCCAGGGGCTTAACAACAGAACCGTTTTATGTCTCTATGAGGACTTGCAAAATAACTTATGGCTTGGCCATAACAATGGCATTAGTTACATAGAACTTGGTATGCCTCTCACTTATATTGATGAGCAAGTGGGTGTGCCTGGTTCAGGTTATGCAGGCTTTCTCGACGGGAATGACCTCTATTTAGGCACCAACAATGGACTTTTTCATAAGAAAATCACAACCCAGGCTACTGCTGAGTACAATTTCGTACCTAACACAGATGGCCAGGTTTATAGTATTGAAAAGGTCAAAAATCACCTGCTCTTGGGGCATCACCAAGGTGCCTTTGAAATTAAGGATAGCAAGGCCACAAGCATATCCACTGCTTTAGGCTCATGGACCTTTTTACCTCTAAAAAATCATCCTGACTATGTAATTGGTGGAAATTATAAAGGCCTTAACCTATACAAAGAGGTAAACGGAAAACTTGAGTTCCAGAACAAAATAGAAGGTTTTAACGAGTCTTCCAGAGTAATGGAACAAGCTGATAATGGTGATATTTGGATGACTCATGGCTATAAAGGAGTATATCGCATCACACTTTCCGATGCATTGGATAAAGTTGAGAAAGTGAAATTTTATGGTGAGGATTCAGGTCTACCCTCCAACCTTCTGATCAATGTTTTTAACATTAATAACAGGCTGGTTTTCACCACCACAGATCAAATTTATAGGTATGATGAAAAGACTGACCGCTTTATCATAGATGATACCTTTAAAGACTATTTTGATAATGAAATAGTTACTGCTCTGGCAGAAGATCCTTATCAGAACATATACTTCCTCTCCCCTGACGAAATTGGAATTCTCAAGAATGAGCCTACAGGTGGTTTCACGGTAAAGGATGATATTTTCAACAAGCTAAAAAACATGTTGAATGATGATCTTCAAAATATCAGTATTCTTAGTGCCAATCAGGCCCTATATGGGGCTAAAGAAGGTTTCATTCTCTATGATGCCAGTGGTCAGGATATGGCTAATTATAACTACAGAACGCTAATAAGAGAAGTGAAAATCACCACCGATGATGAGCGAACGCTTTTTAAGGGTTTTAATGTAGAAAATGGTGATATCATTGATCATCAGCCTAAATCAGAGGTTCCTGAAATTGATTATGCGAATAACTCCATCCAATTTACCTATAGTGCCGCCTATGTGGATGGATTGGAAAGAACTGAATACAAATACTGGTTAGAAAATTCTGAAAAAAATTGGAGTACCTGGACCCAAAAAACAGAAAAGGAATACACTAACCTTCATGAAGGCACCTACACCTTCCATGTGAAAGCTCGAAATATCTATGGCAAAGAGAGTGAAATAACGACCTATAAATTTGTTGTTCTGCCGCCATGGTATCGCACGAGTCTGGCCTACATCATATATACTCTTTTGATCATTGCTGTGCTATTTGTGTCATTCTACCTGTTCGATAAAAAACATAAGAAGGAGAAAAGAGCAATGTCCTTAAATCAAGAGAAGGAGATTAATAGGAAGAATACTGAAATTAAAAACATTGCTCGAGAGAGCGCCGATGAGATCGAAAGATTGAAGAATGAAAACTTAACAAAGGAAATAGAGAGTAAAAACAAGGAATTGGCCACTTCTACTATGCACTTGATTAACAAAAATGGCTTTATTGCTAATATTAAAAATAACCTCTCGGGCATTTCCAAACGCAGTAAAAATCAGGAGGTGAAGAAAGAGCTAAGGAAAATCATCACTAATATCGATAAAAACATCTCGCAGGATGATGATTGGGAACACTTCTCTTTCCATTTTGATCAGGTACATGGTGATTTCACTAACCGATTGAAAATAGAATATCCAAACCTGAGTCCACAAGAGATGAAGTTAAGTGCTTACTTAAGAATGAATTTATCCACCAAAGAGGTAGCACACTTACTCAACATTTCCGTGAGAGGAGTGGAAATTTGTCGATATAGATTAAGGAAAAAGTTAGAACTAGAGCGCTCTACCAATCTTCAGGAGTTTATTCTTAAATTCTAA